A single Flavobacterium sp. 1 DNA region contains:
- a CDS encoding DUF3037 domain-containing protein, with protein MQEKNLYEYAVIRVVPRVEREEFLNVGIILFCKKAKFIKMRYAVNEAKLLMLSEDFDLEQLELNLESFQKIAHGGKAGGPIGEFDIPSRFRWLTAIRSSAIQTSRPHSGFCEDLDKTIQRLFEELVL; from the coding sequence ATGCAAGAGAAAAACTTATATGAGTATGCCGTTATTCGCGTTGTGCCAAGGGTAGAACGAGAAGAATTCCTGAATGTAGGCATTATTCTGTTTTGCAAAAAAGCGAAATTCATAAAAATGCGCTATGCTGTCAATGAAGCTAAATTGCTGATGCTTTCCGAAGATTTTGATTTGGAACAGCTCGAATTAAATTTAGAATCTTTTCAGAAAATAGCTCACGGAGGAAAGGCCGGCGGACCTATCGGCGAGTTCGATATTCCGTCCCGTTTTCGTTGGTTAACAGCTATACGTAGCTCAGCGATACAAACTTCTAGACCGCATTCGGGTTTTTGTGAAGATTTGGATAAAACCATTCAGCGTTTGTTTGAAGAATTGGTTTTATAA
- a CDS encoding HipA family kinase, with amino-acid sequence MKKPLELRTVNVTRYISPLREGGSLPALAEADDDFKYVLKFRGAGHGVKALIAELIGGEIARVLNLKMPELVFANLDEAFGRTEGDEEIQDLLQGSQGLNLALHFLSGAITFDPVVTKLSPELSSQIVWLDAFITNVDRTFRNTNMLIWHKELWLIDHGASLYFHHSWNSWETHAKSPFALIKDHVLLPQATELQATDLAFRKLLTKEILQDIVNYIPEDWLHWEDSELTPDEIRDVYFQFLWTRLNHSEIFINEAQNAREKLI; translated from the coding sequence ATGAAAAAACCACTTGAATTACGAACTGTAAATGTTACGCGCTACATTTCGCCATTACGTGAAGGCGGTTCACTGCCAGCTTTGGCCGAAGCTGATGATGATTTTAAATATGTTTTAAAATTCAGAGGAGCAGGTCATGGCGTAAAAGCCCTGATTGCCGAATTGATAGGAGGGGAGATTGCCAGAGTTTTGAATCTAAAAATGCCTGAATTAGTTTTTGCCAATCTCGACGAAGCCTTTGGACGCACCGAAGGAGACGAAGAAATTCAGGATTTATTGCAGGGAAGCCAAGGACTGAATCTGGCTTTGCATTTTTTATCAGGGGCAATTACTTTTGATCCTGTGGTGACGAAACTTTCACCCGAGCTGTCTTCGCAAATTGTTTGGCTCGATGCTTTTATTACCAATGTTGACCGTACGTTTCGAAATACCAATATGCTTATTTGGCACAAAGAATTATGGCTGATCGATCATGGAGCGTCGCTCTATTTTCATCATTCTTGGAATAGTTGGGAAACGCATGCCAAGAGTCCTTTTGCATTGATAAAAGACCATGTTTTACTGCCTCAAGCAACTGAACTGCAGGCAACAGATCTTGCTTTTAGAAAGCTACTTACCAAAGAAATACTGCAGGACATTGTTAATTACATACCAGAAGATTGGCTCCATTGGGAAGACAGCGAGTTAACACCCGATGAAATAAGAGATGTTTATTTTCAGTTTTTATGGACAAGATTAAACCATTCAGAAATTTTTATAAATGAAGCCCAAAATGCAAGAGAAAAACTTATATGA
- a CDS encoding beta-galactosidase codes for MKYKITALYQHYFLALLLLFSSATFAQKLEKFFPLKDLTSVGVYYYPEHWDPSQWERDFQNMEKMGFEFTHFGEFAWAQLEPEEGKYDFKWLDKSLELAEKYHLKVIMCTSTATPPVWLVRKHPDVLATNEDGTKMDHGTRQHATFSSNYYRSYSMKMIAELAKRYGNDKRIMGWQVDNEPRRFLDYGKDAPQRYRDWLKEKYKTIGTLNEAWGNNFWSGTYSSFDEINIPLHAEWGMNLHSQLDHYRFADNETATFLDNQAKEIRKFSNPNQWITSNYIPMYDVGYVGMSKELDFVSYTRYMVYGSDLGIGPKGYRVGEYSRISMSNDFFRPLKGAYGVMELQPGQVNWGSINPQPLPGAIRMWLWHVFAGGSKFTCTYRFRAPLYGYEQFHYGIVGTDGVTPTTGGLEFSQFIKDINTLRKKYDAKSQLPKDYLKRKTGILFNPDNVMGIELNRQTNQWNTTEHFAKYYKAVKSFGAPVDFVRDTTNFSNYPILIVPAYQMIDQQMIDKLTAYAQNGGNLILSCRTGIQNRKGHLWEAKFYQPMWKLIGSEIESYDLLMPQSPDKIKFNNQEFVWTSWGDLLKPDKETEVWGTYQGDFYAGTPAVVSHKLGKGTVTYIGVDSKKGDLEKQVLTKLYQQQNIPIENYPEGVMVEYRDGFGIAVNYSDKVYKMKIPANAEIIIGTPSLKTADVLVWKYKN; via the coding sequence ATGAAATATAAAATTACTGCCTTGTATCAGCACTACTTTCTGGCGCTACTGCTTCTTTTTAGTTCGGCGACATTTGCACAAAAATTAGAAAAGTTCTTTCCGCTCAAAGATTTAACTTCTGTAGGAGTTTATTACTACCCGGAACATTGGGATCCTTCTCAATGGGAGCGTGATTTTCAAAACATGGAAAAAATGGGTTTTGAATTCACTCATTTTGGAGAATTTGCTTGGGCACAGCTAGAGCCAGAAGAAGGAAAATACGATTTCAAATGGCTCGATAAATCATTGGAACTGGCAGAAAAATACCATCTCAAAGTCATTATGTGTACTTCTACCGCTACACCTCCTGTATGGCTCGTCCGCAAACATCCAGATGTCCTTGCTACTAACGAAGACGGCACCAAAATGGATCATGGAACACGTCAGCATGCTACTTTTTCCAGTAATTACTACCGTTCCTATTCGATGAAAATGATTGCCGAATTAGCAAAAAGATATGGCAATGATAAACGCATCATGGGTTGGCAAGTAGATAATGAGCCACGCCGTTTTCTGGATTATGGAAAAGACGCTCCGCAGCGATACCGTGATTGGCTGAAAGAAAAATACAAAACCATTGGCACTCTGAACGAGGCTTGGGGAAACAATTTCTGGAGCGGTACTTACAGCAGTTTTGACGAAATCAATATTCCGTTACACGCAGAATGGGGAATGAACCTGCATTCACAGCTTGATCATTACCGTTTTGCCGATAATGAAACCGCTACCTTTTTGGACAATCAAGCTAAAGAAATCCGTAAATTTTCAAACCCAAATCAATGGATCACTTCCAATTATATTCCAATGTATGACGTGGGTTATGTAGGAATGAGCAAAGAACTGGATTTTGTAAGCTACACCCGATATATGGTTTACGGAAGCGATCTTGGCATTGGTCCAAAAGGATATCGCGTGGGAGAATATTCCCGTATTTCAATGTCCAATGATTTTTTCCGCCCGCTGAAAGGCGCTTATGGCGTTATGGAATTACAGCCGGGACAAGTAAACTGGGGAAGCATTAATCCCCAGCCGTTGCCTGGCGCAATTCGTATGTGGTTATGGCATGTTTTTGCCGGCGGGAGCAAATTTACCTGTACCTACCGCTTTCGTGCGCCTTTGTATGGCTACGAGCAATTTCATTACGGAATTGTAGGAACCGATGGTGTTACCCCAACCACAGGCGGATTGGAATTTAGCCAGTTCATAAAAGACATCAATACACTGCGTAAAAAATACGATGCCAAATCTCAATTGCCAAAAGACTATCTGAAACGCAAAACTGGGATTTTATTCAATCCTGATAATGTGATGGGAATTGAACTAAACAGACAAACCAACCAATGGAATACAACTGAACATTTTGCAAAATATTACAAGGCTGTAAAATCGTTTGGAGCGCCTGTGGATTTTGTGCGTGATACCACTAATTTTTCAAATTATCCTATTTTAATCGTTCCTGCTTATCAGATGATTGATCAGCAAATGATTGATAAACTGACTGCTTATGCACAAAACGGAGGAAACTTGATATTGAGCTGCCGTACAGGAATCCAAAACCGCAAAGGCCATCTTTGGGAAGCTAAATTTTATCAGCCGATGTGGAAACTGATTGGTTCTGAAATAGAATCTTATGATTTATTGATGCCGCAATCTCCAGATAAAATTAAATTCAACAATCAGGAATTTGTATGGACAAGCTGGGGCGATTTATTGAAACCGGACAAAGAAACCGAAGTATGGGGAACTTATCAAGGCGATTTCTATGCCGGAACTCCTGCTGTTGTTTCTCATAAATTAGGTAAAGGAACGGTGACTTATATTGGAGTTGATTCGAAAAAAGGAGATCTTGAAAAACAAGTATTAACTAAATTATACCAACAGCAAAACATCCCGATTGAAAATTATCCAGAAGGCGTTATGGTCGAATACCGAGATGGTTTTGGAATCGCAGTAAACTATTCTGATAAAGTGTATAAAATGAAAATCCCTGCAAATGCTGAAATTATCATAGGAACACCATCCCTGAAAACTGCAGATGTATTGGTTTGGAAATATAAAAATTAA
- a CDS encoding NAD(P)H-hydrate dehydratase — protein MNTAIAIDRNEILKRYKPIVKQTHKGLQGHALLIGGSYGKIGAVCLSSKAALKTGCGLVTAFVPQCGYQIVQIANPEVMVVTDVHEKHLSDIDFDLKPNAIGIGPGMGQKTATQNAFHDFLSNTSIPMVIDADALNILAQNPSWMALVPPRTILTPHPKELERLIGKWQLEEEMFQKTIAFSVVNQVIIVMKGAPTHIIDGETVYRNITGNAALATAGSGDVLTGMITSLLAQSYKPCDAAILGVYLHGLTADIALPETGYQSFIASDSIAHIGKAYLSLED, from the coding sequence ATGAATACCGCAATTGCCATTGATAGAAATGAAATCTTAAAAAGGTACAAACCCATTGTAAAGCAAACCCATAAAGGCCTGCAGGGACACGCATTGCTCATTGGCGGGAGCTATGGCAAGATAGGAGCGGTGTGTTTGTCCAGTAAAGCTGCGCTGAAAACAGGCTGCGGATTGGTCACTGCTTTTGTACCGCAATGCGGTTATCAAATTGTGCAGATTGCTAATCCCGAAGTGATGGTGGTGACCGATGTTCATGAAAAACACCTTTCGGATATTGATTTTGATTTGAAACCAAATGCTATAGGAATTGGCCCGGGAATGGGACAGAAAACTGCAACCCAAAATGCGTTTCATGATTTTTTGTCGAATACCAGTATCCCAATGGTTATTGATGCCGATGCGTTAAATATTTTGGCGCAGAATCCGTCTTGGATGGCGTTGGTTCCGCCTAGAACTATTTTGACGCCACATCCTAAAGAACTGGAACGGCTGATTGGGAAATGGCAATTGGAGGAGGAAATGTTTCAAAAAACCATTGCTTTTTCGGTAGTAAACCAAGTGATTATTGTAATGAAAGGAGCGCCAACCCACATCATTGACGGCGAAACGGTTTATCGCAATATTACGGGAAATGCTGCGCTGGCAACAGCCGGAAGCGGTGATGTCCTGACGGGAATGATTACCAGTCTTTTGGCGCAATCCTATAAACCATGTGATGCTGCAATATTAGGCGTTTATCTGCACGGATTGACTGCCGATATTGCGTTGCCCGAAACAGGTTATCAATCTTTTATAGCTTCAGATAGTATTGCTCATATTGGGAAAGCGTATTTGAGTTTGGAAGATTAA
- a CDS encoding dihydrofolate reductase family protein, which produces MRKLIAAINMTLDGVCDHTAGLPDEEIHQHYTELLGQGDAILYGRTTYQLMEFWRTILENPSEEKSMNDFAIAIDTIPKIVFSHTLSNVEWKSAAIANGNLKETVLELKKQSGAAIFVGSPSLIIQLMKLNLIDELQLCIYPVVAGSGLLLFENINDRTIFKLVKTKTFKGGAVILYYEPRNE; this is translated from the coding sequence ATGAGAAAACTAATTGCAGCAATCAATATGACACTTGATGGAGTTTGCGACCATACTGCAGGATTGCCTGATGAAGAAATCCATCAACACTATACGGAATTACTGGGTCAGGGAGACGCCATTTTATATGGCAGAACTACCTATCAGCTTATGGAATTTTGGCGGACAATTTTAGAAAATCCTTCAGAAGAAAAATCAATGAATGACTTTGCCATAGCTATTGACACTATTCCAAAGATTGTTTTTTCCCATACCCTGAGCAATGTTGAATGGAAAAGTGCAGCCATAGCAAATGGTAATTTAAAAGAAACTGTTCTGGAACTCAAGAAGCAATCAGGTGCAGCAATTTTTGTTGGCAGTCCCAGTTTAATTATACAGCTAATGAAACTTAACTTGATTGATGAGCTCCAACTTTGCATATATCCGGTTGTTGCAGGAAGCGGTTTGCTATTATTTGAAAACATAAACGATAGAACAATTTTTAAACTCGTAAAGACTAAAACCTTTAAAGGTGGAGCGGTAATTCTGTATTATGAACCGAGAAACGAATAA
- a CDS encoding Crp/Fnr family transcriptional regulator — protein sequence MNIDKLITYFDNYILLNGKEKEELRNRVTEKRIKRRQFILQENDVCKHYTFIISGLLKMYAVDDKTSKHNIQFASENEWITDNGSFHSEKPSQLYIEAIEPTVILQIDKTNLIYLFHNHQKFDRIFRVIIENKYLELQNRVLQNISSTADERYITFLDQYQHLINRLPNTQIASYLGITPEFLSKIRNAISKK from the coding sequence GTGAACATAGACAAACTCATAACGTATTTTGACAATTACATTCTTCTAAACGGCAAGGAAAAGGAAGAATTAAGAAATCGTGTAACTGAAAAGAGAATTAAGCGCAGGCAGTTTATCCTTCAAGAAAATGATGTTTGTAAACATTACACTTTTATTATTTCAGGTCTTTTAAAAATGTATGCAGTTGACGATAAAACATCAAAACATAATATTCAATTTGCCTCTGAAAACGAATGGATAACCGACAATGGCAGTTTTCATTCAGAAAAGCCCAGCCAACTTTACATTGAAGCTATTGAGCCAACTGTTATATTACAAATTGACAAAACTAATCTCATTTATCTTTTTCACAATCACCAAAAATTTGACCGAATTTTCAGAGTAATTATAGAAAACAAATATTTAGAACTTCAAAATAGAGTTTTACAAAACATTAGCTCAACAGCAGACGAACGCTATATCACTTTCCTTGACCAATACCAGCATCTAATCAATAGACTGCCCAATACTCAAATTGCCTCATATTTGGGTATAACACCAGAGTTTTTGAGTAAAATTCGCAATGCCATTTCGAAAAAATAA
- a CDS encoding ester cyclase, with translation MSIEHNKQVVIRFNKEFFQSGNTAITKELLADNFKNHTAPPNAPTDASVMIQFITGFHKGFSEVTVQIHEVLAEDDKVSLRKTISAAHTGEFMGKPATGKKVEMNVIEIDILKDGKITDHWSRNDFMQIVQGL, from the coding sequence ATGTCAATAGAACACAACAAACAAGTGGTAATTAGATTCAATAAAGAATTTTTTCAATCTGGAAATACGGCAATCACAAAAGAATTGTTGGCCGATAATTTTAAAAATCATACTGCTCCACCCAATGCGCCCACAGATGCAAGCGTAATGATTCAATTCATCACTGGATTTCATAAAGGCTTTTCAGAAGTTACTGTGCAAATTCACGAAGTGTTAGCCGAAGATGACAAAGTGTCTTTGAGAAAAACAATATCTGCAGCACATACAGGAGAATTTATGGGAAAACCAGCCACAGGCAAAAAAGTAGAAATGAATGTAATTGAAATAGATATTCTAAAGGACGGAAAGATTACTGACCACTGGAGTAGAAATGATTTTATGCAGATAGTTCAAGGTCTTTAA
- a CDS encoding U32 family peptidase, with the protein MKKKIEILAPAKDLIHGIAAINSGADAVYVGAPQFGARSNATNSIEDVAALVQYAHLYNVPVFVVMNTILYDNELETCRQMIWKLYDIGVDALIIQDMAIMEMDLPPIILHASTQANNRDADKMKFLSDAGIKRVVLARELNLHQIKEISNATDVELEFFVTGALCVSFSGNCYMSVANGERSANRGSCAQNCRLPYNLIDGHGETLIKSTHLLSIKDFDVSNEIPNLVEAGVCSFKIEGRLKDIVYVKNNVSYLRQKLDAFLADNDKYTKASSGKCTFTFDSALNRTFNRGYTDYFVNERHATIGSWESPKSKGQYIGKLIRTVGNAYEIENGEQLNNGDGLCYINDDNEAEGIYVNKAENGLAYPNVLKEIKDGTFIYRNNDAAFIKIVEREDSAVRKISTSLLLFENETGFELLATDEDGNVSSVQLVHPKEQTKNNQSIEDNIKTQLAKTGFTPYTADEITIQFTDNWFLPISKINEMRRTVYEQLSEIRLKNYKREERKIEKTDHPYPETKLDFMYNVSNKLARKFYERHGVTEIEKAFELQWDPGKSRVMTTKYCIKYELAKCPKYHKDTMEGKLKEPLVLKQGELEYKLKFNCKPCEMEIWEKDAEFEIEED; encoded by the coding sequence ATGAAGAAGAAAATAGAAATTTTAGCGCCTGCAAAAGATTTAATTCACGGTATTGCCGCCATTAACAGCGGTGCCGATGCAGTTTATGTTGGTGCTCCTCAATTTGGCGCCCGATCCAATGCCACCAACTCTATTGAAGATGTTGCTGCTTTGGTACAATACGCTCATTTATATAATGTTCCCGTTTTTGTGGTTATGAACACCATTCTTTACGACAACGAATTGGAAACCTGTCGCCAAATGATTTGGAAACTGTATGATATTGGCGTTGATGCCCTTATCATTCAGGATATGGCTATTATGGAAATGGACTTGCCTCCTATCATCCTGCATGCCAGCACACAAGCCAACAACAGGGATGCCGACAAAATGAAATTTTTGTCAGATGCCGGAATCAAACGTGTCGTTTTGGCTCGTGAATTGAACCTGCATCAAATCAAAGAAATCAGTAATGCAACCGATGTGGAATTGGAATTCTTTGTAACCGGAGCTTTGTGCGTTTCTTTCAGCGGTAATTGCTACATGAGTGTTGCCAATGGAGAACGATCTGCCAACCGCGGTTCTTGTGCCCAAAACTGCCGTTTGCCGTACAACCTGATTGATGGTCACGGAGAAACATTAATCAAAAGCACGCACTTACTTTCTATCAAAGATTTTGATGTTTCGAATGAGATTCCAAATTTAGTGGAAGCCGGTGTTTGTTCCTTTAAAATCGAAGGACGCTTGAAAGACATCGTTTATGTAAAAAACAATGTTTCTTACCTTAGACAAAAACTGGACGCTTTCTTGGCTGATAACGATAAATACACCAAAGCTTCTTCCGGAAAATGCACTTTCACTTTTGATTCGGCATTGAACCGTACTTTCAACCGCGGTTATACTGATTATTTTGTCAATGAACGTCATGCCACTATTGGTTCTTGGGAAAGCCCAAAATCAAAAGGACAATACATCGGTAAACTAATCCGTACCGTTGGAAATGCATACGAAATTGAAAATGGTGAACAATTGAACAATGGTGACGGTTTGTGCTACATCAATGACGACAACGAAGCTGAAGGTATCTATGTTAATAAAGCTGAAAATGGTTTGGCTTATCCAAATGTCCTGAAAGAAATCAAAGACGGCACTTTCATTTACAGAAATAATGATGCCGCTTTTATCAAAATAGTGGAACGTGAAGACAGTGCCGTTCGAAAAATCAGTACTTCGTTATTATTATTCGAAAACGAAACTGGCTTTGAACTACTTGCTACTGATGAAGACGGAAATGTAAGTTCGGTTCAATTGGTTCATCCAAAAGAGCAAACCAAAAACAATCAATCCATAGAAGACAATATCAAAACGCAATTAGCAAAAACTGGTTTTACGCCTTACACAGCCGATGAAATAACGATTCAGTTTACGGATAATTGGTTTTTGCCTATCTCAAAAATCAATGAAATGCGCAGAACTGTTTATGAGCAATTATCTGAAATTCGTTTGAAAAACTACAAACGCGAGGAACGCAAAATTGAAAAAACAGATCATCCTTATCCTGAAACTAAATTGGATTTCATGTATAATGTTTCGAACAAACTGGCTAGAAAGTTTTACGAACGCCATGGTGTAACCGAAATCGAAAAAGCATTTGAACTGCAATGGGATCCTGGAAAATCTCGTGTGATGACTACCAAATACTGCATCAAATACGAGCTGGCCAAATGCCCAAAATACCATAAAGACACCATGGAAGGCAAACTGAAAGAACCATTAGTACTGAAACAGGGAGAATTGGAATACAAACTAAAATTCAACTGTAAACCCTGCGAAATGGAGATTTGGGAAAAAGACGCCGAATTCGAAATTGAAGAGGATTAA
- a CDS encoding DJ-1/PfpI family protein, with protein MKKVLFLTGDFTEDYETMVPFQMLEMVGYTVHTVCPNKKKGDTIKTAIHDFEGDQTYTEKPGHNFALNYSFDDINVNDYDGLVIAGGRAPEYLRLHEKIIEIVQHFFATNKPVAAICHGIQILTAANVVKGRKLTAYPAVGPEVTLAGGEFQSIPVDGAFVDGNLVTSPAWPAHPSFIREFLKIMGAKIEI; from the coding sequence ATGAAAAAAGTATTGTTCCTTACCGGTGACTTCACCGAAGATTATGAAACTATGGTGCCGTTTCAAATGCTGGAAATGGTTGGGTATACCGTTCATACCGTTTGTCCCAACAAGAAAAAGGGAGACACTATAAAAACTGCCATCCATGATTTTGAAGGCGATCAAACCTATACCGAAAAGCCTGGGCATAATTTCGCATTGAATTATAGTTTTGATGACATAAATGTTAATGATTATGATGGATTAGTAATAGCTGGAGGAAGAGCGCCAGAATATTTACGATTACACGAAAAAATAATCGAAATAGTGCAGCATTTTTTTGCCACCAATAAACCAGTAGCAGCCATTTGCCATGGTATTCAAATATTAACAGCAGCAAATGTGGTGAAAGGCCGCAAACTTACCGCTTACCCAGCAGTAGGTCCAGAAGTGACATTGGCAGGAGGTGAATTCCAATCTATACCAGTTGATGGAGCATTTGTTGATGGAAATCTAGTAACCTCGCCTGCATGGCCGGCACACCCAAGTTTCATTCGAGAATTTCTAAAAATTATGGGAGCTAAAATTGAAATTTAA
- a CDS encoding GNAT family N-acetyltransferase produces MITKATFDDIATLEKLINSAYRGETSKQGWATEAHLLEGKRITLDQLEEILKDKNNTILKYTENNQIIGSVLLTNKGDKLYLGMLAISPELQNKGIGKKILHEAEVHALSLGLSKIVMTVITIREKLIEWYNRHGYVDTRTREPFLLNDADTIITDQHLEFAVLEKIL; encoded by the coding sequence ATGATTACAAAAGCAACCTTTGATGATATTGCAACCTTAGAAAAATTAATCAATTCAGCTTATCGAGGAGAAACTTCTAAACAGGGATGGGCCACAGAAGCTCACTTACTGGAAGGCAAAAGGATTACTTTGGATCAATTGGAAGAAATCCTTAAAGACAAAAACAATACTATTTTAAAATATACAGAAAACAATCAAATCATTGGGTCTGTTTTACTTACTAATAAAGGAGATAAACTCTATTTGGGAATGCTGGCTATTTCCCCTGAATTGCAGAATAAAGGCATTGGGAAGAAAATTTTACATGAAGCCGAAGTTCATGCGCTTTCGTTAGGTTTATCTAAAATCGTAATGACTGTAATCACGATTAGAGAAAAATTAATTGAATGGTATAACCGTCATGGCTACGTCGATACTCGAACAAGAGAACCTTTCCTACTTAATGATGCTGATACTATAATTACTGACCAGCACTTGGAATTCGCAGTCTTAGAAAAAATACTTTAG
- a CDS encoding DUF962 domain-containing protein, protein MKTLDQWFEEYAVSHQNPKNKAIHYICVPAIFFSIVGLLMSIPSSFLNSLLHLNQPIIENWATVILIFVLFFYIRLSVSMAIKIAVFSILCLVLNFYIGQFVPLWAFSIGVFVIAWIGQFYGHNIEGKKPSFLKDIQFLMIGPAWVVQNLFSKK, encoded by the coding sequence ATGAAAACACTAGATCAATGGTTTGAAGAATATGCTGTAAGTCATCAAAACCCAAAAAATAAAGCGATACATTATATTTGTGTTCCTGCAATTTTCTTTTCTATAGTAGGATTATTGATGAGTATTCCAAGTAGTTTTCTAAATAGTTTATTACACTTAAACCAACCTATTATAGAAAATTGGGCTACAGTAATTTTGATTTTTGTATTGTTTTTCTACATCCGATTATCGGTTTCAATGGCAATCAAAATAGCTGTTTTTTCAATTTTGTGCTTAGTTCTTAATTTTTATATCGGGCAATTTGTACCGCTTTGGGCATTTTCTATTGGTGTTTTTGTTATCGCTTGGATTGGTCAGTTTTATGGTCATAATATCGAAGGCAAAAAACCGTCATTTCTAAAAGATATTCAATTCTTAATGATTGGACCTGCATGGGTAGTTCAGAATTTATTTTCTAAAAAATAA
- the gcvT gene encoding glycine cleavage system aminomethyltransferase GcvT produces the protein MKNTALTHIHEGLGAKILPFAGYNMPILYEGVNAEHETVRNAVGVFDVSHMGEFILSGPNALALIQKVTSNDASALTIGRAQYSCLPNNDGGIVDDLIVYKMKEEQYLLVVNASNIDKDWDWISSHNDLGVEMRNLSDDYSLLAIQGPKAVEAMQSLSSIDLSAIAYYHFEVADFAGFPNVIISATGYTGSGGFEIYCKNDEVETIWNKVFEAGASYGIKPIGLAARDTLRLEMGFCLYGNDINDTTSPLEAGLGWITKFTKEFSNSDNLKKQKEAGVTKKLVAFEMQERSVPRHDYEIVDASGAVIGIVTSGTMSPSMNKGIGLGYVTTENSAVDSDIFIRIRKNDVPAKVVKLPFYKK, from the coding sequence ATGAAAAATACTGCTTTAACGCACATACATGAGGGTTTGGGAGCGAAAATACTGCCGTTTGCCGGGTACAATATGCCTATTCTTTATGAAGGGGTGAATGCAGAACACGAAACGGTTCGAAATGCAGTAGGAGTTTTTGATGTATCGCACATGGGAGAATTTATACTTTCGGGTCCAAATGCATTGGCTTTGATTCAAAAAGTAACTTCGAATGACGCATCGGCTTTGACAATTGGGAGAGCCCAATATTCCTGTTTACCTAACAATGACGGCGGAATTGTAGATGATTTAATTGTCTATAAAATGAAGGAAGAACAATATTTACTGGTTGTAAATGCTTCAAATATTGACAAAGACTGGGATTGGATTTCGTCGCACAATGATTTGGGTGTTGAGATGAGAAACTTATCAGATGATTATTCATTATTGGCAATTCAAGGACCAAAAGCCGTTGAAGCTATGCAGTCCTTATCGTCCATTGATTTATCTGCAATAGCCTATTACCATTTTGAAGTAGCTGATTTTGCCGGATTTCCTAATGTTATTATTTCAGCAACAGGTTATACAGGTTCAGGAGGATTTGAAATTTATTGCAAAAATGACGAAGTAGAAACAATTTGGAATAAAGTTTTTGAGGCTGGTGCTTCTTATGGAATTAAACCAATTGGTTTGGCAGCCAGAGACACTTTGCGTTTAGAAATGGGATTCTGTTTATATGGCAATGACATTAACGACACTACTTCTCCGCTAGAAGCTGGTTTAGGATGGATTACTAAATTCACTAAAGAATTTAGTAATTCTGATAATCTTAAAAAACAAAAAGAAGCAGGTGTAACCAAAAAATTAGTCGCTTTTGAAATGCAGGAGCGCTCTGTTCCAAGACACGATTATGAAATCGTTGATGCTTCGGGAGCTGTAATTGGAATTGTTACTTCTGGAACAATGTCACCTTCAATGAATAAAGGAATCGGATTAGGTTATGTTACTACAGAAAATAGTGCTGTTGACAGCGATATCTTTATCCGAATCAGAAAAAATGATGTTCCTGCCAAAGTGGTAAAACTTCCTTTTTATAAAAAATAA